In [Mycobacterium] stephanolepidis, the genomic window ACGTGGTGGGCCGCGAGGGTCTGGACACGGTCTTCCAGGTGTTGCGCGCACCGCACACCGAAGAGCCGACCAACTGGTCCCGTCGATTCAAGGCCAACCAGGAAAAGCTGGCTTCCGGCGACGTGAAGAAGGTCGCCGAGGTTGTGCGTGACCTGTGGCGTCGTGAGCAGGAGCGTGGCCTGTCCGCGGGCGAGAAGCGGATGCTGGCCAAGGCTCGTCAGATCTTGGTCGGTGAGCTGGCGCTTGCCGAGAACACCAATGCCGCCAAGGCCGACACCATTCTCGACGAGGTGCTCGCAGCTGCCTCGTAGGACGGCGGCGATTGTCCCGGCCGCCGGTCTCGGTGTGCGGCTGGGTGCGGATATTCCGAAAGCCTTCGTCACTGTCGGTGGCCGGACAATGCTCGAACGTTGTGTCGATGGTCTGTTGTCTTCCGGGGCCGTCGACGAGGTAGTTGTCGTGGTCGGCGCGGAGCAGTTGGAAAAGGCTGCGGCCCTTCTAGGTCCGGCGGCCACGATTGTGCCGGGTGGCGCCGAACGCACCGATTCGGTGCGCGCCGGGCTGGCCGCCGTGAACGCGGCCGACTGGATTCTTGTTCACGATGCCGCGCGTCCGTTGACCCCTCCGGACATGATCGCCCGCATCGTGGCGGAGCTCAAGGGCGGCCGTCGCGCGGTTATCCCGGCGACAGCCGTCGCGGACACCATCAAATCGGTCAACGAGGCCGGCGATGTGAGCGGCACACCCGACCGGGCCGGCCTGCGCGCTGTGCAGACTCCGCAGGGGTTCGCCGCCGATCTGCTGAGGCGCGCATACGCGGCCGCGGGAGATATCGCCACCGATGATGCCGCGCTCGTCGAGCAGATGGGCGAGAGCGTGCATGTGGTGGACGGTGACCGGTTGGCTTTCAAGATCACCACGGCGCTGGACATGACGCTGGCGGAGGCGATTCTGAGTAGGGAGGTAGCCCCATGAGCGCATTGCCCCGGGTGGGCATCGGCACCGATGTACATCCGATAGAGGTGGGCAAGCAATGCTGGTTGCTGGGGCTTTTGTTCCCCGATGCGGATGGCTGCGAGGGACATTCGGACGGTGACGTCGCCGCTCACGCTCTGTGTGATGCTCTGCTATCGGCCGCTGGACTGGGCGATGTGGGTGCAGTGTTCGGAACCGGCCAGCCCGAA contains:
- a CDS encoding CarD family transcriptional regulator, with protein sequence MIFKVGDTVVYPHHGAALIEAIETRTIKGEQKEYLVLKVAQGDLTVRVPAENAEYVGVRDVVGREGLDTVFQVLRAPHTEEPTNWSRRFKANQEKLASGDVKKVAEVVRDLWRREQERGLSAGEKRMLAKARQILVGELALAENTNAAKADTILDEVLAAAS
- the ispD gene encoding 2-C-methyl-D-erythritol 4-phosphate cytidylyltransferase; amino-acid sequence: MPPRPTPFSTRCSQLPRRTAAIVPAAGLGVRLGADIPKAFVTVGGRTMLERCVDGLLSSGAVDEVVVVVGAEQLEKAAALLGPAATIVPGGAERTDSVRAGLAAVNAADWILVHDAARPLTPPDMIARIVAELKGGRRAVIPATAVADTIKSVNEAGDVSGTPDRAGLRAVQTPQGFAADLLRRAYAAAGDIATDDAALVEQMGESVHVVDGDRLAFKITTALDMTLAEAILSREVAP